TCGCTGCGAGCGCCTCAGTCTACGTAAGGCCCAACGCGCGTCCAGTGATGGGAGTTACCCCCGCCCCCAGACGCAAGCCCCATGATAGGCCGCGTCCGAAGACCCGTGCCGAACATGGGGCGTTACGTGCTTTATATGCTGTCTGCCGACACCGGCGGACGCTAGTTGTTGACCTTCATCAGGATGCCGAGCACGACAATGCACGCCAACCAGAGCAGACCGATCACCACAGTGATCCGGTCGAGGTTGCGCTCGGCGACCGAGGAGCCGCCGACGGAGGACTGCATGCCGCCACCGAACATGTCGGAGAGGCCGCCGCCCTTCCCCTTGTGCATCAGCACCAGCAGCATCAGCAGCAGGCTGAAGACGATCAGGGCGATCGAGAACCCCAAAACCACGGCTGGACCAACTTCCTCGGATTCGGATGAACGACGGGGGCCAGTGGCCGTGCGACCTGAGCCGCACATCGAAAACGCCACTGACCCCCGCAAGGGTACGACGGATCGTCCCTAGGACCCAGTCACTGGTCCCGGAACCGGACGATCTTGACGAACTCGTCCGCGTCCAGCGAGGCACCGCCGACCAGGGCGCCGTCGATGTCCGGCTTCGCCATGATCTCGGCGACGTTGCCCGACTTCACCGAGCCGCCGTACTGGATGCGCACCTTGTCGGCCACGTCCTGCGAGTACAGCTCGGCGATCTTGCCGCGGATCGCCGCGCAGACCTCCTGCGCGTCCTCGGAGCCGCAGACCTTGCCGGTGCCGATGGCCCAGACGGGCTCGTAGGCGATCACGATGGACTCGGCCTGCTCGGCCGGGAGGTCCTTCAGGCCCCCTTCGAGCTGGGTGAGCGTGTGCGTGACGTGGTCGCCCGCCTCGCGGACGTGCAGCTCCTCGCCGATGCACAGGATCGGGGTCAGACCGTGCTTGAAGGCGGCCTTGACCTTGGCGTTCACCAGCTCGTCGGTCTCGTTGTGGTACTGGCGGCGCTCGGAGTGGCCGATCACCACGTAGGTGCACTTCAGCTTGGCCAGCATCGGACCGGAGATCTCGCCGGTGTAGGCACCGGAGTCCTGCGCCGAGACGTCCTGAGCGCCGTACTTGATCTTGAGCTTGTCGCCGTCGACCAGGGTCTGC
The Streptomyces sp. CGMCC 4.7035 DNA segment above includes these coding regions:
- the tpiA gene encoding triose-phosphate isomerase translates to MTTRTPLMAGNWKMNLNHLEAIAHVQKLAFALADKDYDAVEVAVLPPFTDLRSVQTLVDGDKLKIKYGAQDVSAQDSGAYTGEISGPMLAKLKCTYVVIGHSERRQYHNETDELVNAKVKAAFKHGLTPILCIGEELHVREAGDHVTHTLTQLEGGLKDLPAEQAESIVIAYEPVWAIGTGKVCGSEDAQEVCAAIRGKIAELYSQDVADKVRIQYGGSVKSGNVAEIMAKPDIDGALVGGASLDADEFVKIVRFRDQ
- the secG gene encoding preprotein translocase subunit SecG, encoding MGFSIALIVFSLLLMLLVLMHKGKGGGLSDMFGGGMQSSVGGSSVAERNLDRITVVIGLLWLACIVVLGILMKVNN